The following are encoded in a window of Cydia amplana chromosome 20, ilCydAmpl1.1, whole genome shotgun sequence genomic DNA:
- the LOC134657527 gene encoding uncharacterized protein LOC134657527, with protein sequence MGWWLVVLSSLVVVSARYQYRPTVINYPKNSAFWVTDFFVHGCKTFLNRCAQSYKMQTVCGVSYNDEYRTFPNYCEMQYINCNSWRNWRIFKREAC encoded by the exons ATGGGTTGGTGGTTAGTAG TATTGTCGTCTCTCGTGGTGGTATCAGCAAGATACCAGTACCGCCCAACAGTGATCAACTATCCGAAAAACTCGGCGTTTTGGGTGACAGACTTCTTCGTACATGGCTGCAAGACTTTCCTCAATAGATGCGCTCAGTCGTACAA AATGCAAACCGTCTGCGGCGTTTCGTACAACGACGAATACAGAACCTTCCCAAACTACTGTGAAATGCAATATATAAATTGCAACTCTTGGCGGA attGGCGAATTTTCAAGCGAGAGGCTTGCTAA